The Argentina anserina chromosome 3, drPotAnse1.1, whole genome shotgun sequence genome includes a region encoding these proteins:
- the LOC126785785 gene encoding GDSL esterase/lipase At1g29670-like codes for MAFHQVKPLEVMVIALYWVLSVQQHSSSVHGAQQVPCFFIFGDSQADSGNNNLLDSLAKVNYKPYGIDFPGGATGRFSNGRSTVDILSQLLGFNNFIPPFALLNSSDILKGVNYASGAAGIREETGSQLGARISLDGQLKNHEITISRIADILGDRGANRLQRSYYSSIKQWLAKRHLNQCLYSIGMGSNDFINNYFLPQHYNTSKSFTTEQYAEALITQYSEQIKKLYNFGARKVVLVGVGIIGCTPTAISAGKNGSACLDIMNSAAQQFNQKLVSLVDQLNKNFTDAKFIYINSFGMGTGDPAAAGFKIANVGCCEVNEVGQCKIDGIPCQNRSEYVFWDGFHPTEAANRLTAIRSYNAFSPSDTYPMDISHLVQLKLEPKFFTS; via the exons AACAGGTAccttgtttcttcattttcgGAGACTCGCAGGCTGACAGCGGCAACAACAACTTGCTTGATTCTTTAGCCAAAGTTAACTACAAGCCGTATGGTATCGACTTCCCCGGTGGTGCAACCGGAAGATTTAGCAACGGTCGATCCACGGTTGACATATTAT CGCAACTTTTGGGTTTTAACAACTTCATCCCTCCATTTGCTCTGCTTAATAGCTCtgacatactcaaaggagtgAACTACGCTTCTGGTGCAGCAGGAATTCGCGAAGAAACTGGGAGTCAATTG GGTGCAAGAATCAGCTTGGACGGACAGTTAAAGAATCATGAGATTACAATCTCCCGAATTGCTGATATACTTGGAGACAGGGGAGCTAACCGTTTACAGAGGTCATACTATTCAAGTATAAAACAGTGGTTGGCCAAAAGACACTTAAACCAGTGCTTATATTCAATTGGAATGGGTAGTAATGACTTCATCAACAATTACTTCCTGCCTCAGCACTATAACACCAGTAAAAGTTTTACCACTGAGCAATATGCTGAAGCTCTTATCACACAATATTCTGAGCAAATAAAG AAGTTGTACAATTTTGGAGCAAGGAAGGTGGTTTTGGTTGGAGTCGGAATAATAGGTTGCACACCAACTGCAATTTCTGCCGGCAAAAATGGATCTGCATGTTTAGATATAATGAACAGTGCAGCTCAACAGTTTAACCAAAAGCTTGTATCACTTGTCGATCAGCTGAACAAAAATTTTACAGACGCGAAGTTCATCTATATTAACAGCTTTGGAATGGGTACCGGAGACCCTGCAGCTGCTG GATTTAAAATTGCGAATGTTGGGTGTTGTGAGGTAAATGAAGTCGGTCAATGTAAAATTGACGGAATTCCCTGCCAGAATAGGAGTGAGTATGTGTTTTGGGACGGATTCCATCCTACTGAAGCCGCGAACCGACTCACTGCAATCAGATCATACAATGCTTTCAGCCCCTCCGACACTTATCCAATGGACATTAGTCATCTTGTTCAGCTAAAACTTGAGCCTAAATTCTTTACTTCTTAG
- the LOC126788595 gene encoding GDSL esterase/lipase At4g18970-like has product MASAMKLWVVVYLSCLLSMQKSSFVLGKPQVPCFFIFGDSLADSGNNNVLNTTAKVNYEPYGIDFPYGPTGRFCNGRTTVDIITELLGFENYIIPFAYANGSTILRGVNYASGASGIRRETGMTAGTVLSMGLQLVNHKKTVSRITNILGKKSLAENYLNKCLYSVAMGSNDYINNYFLPLYYNTSQEYTLEEYAVVLIEEYSRQIMKLYEFGAKKVVLGGLGLIGCTPAAIANYGTNGSCSADLNYAAQLFNKELVSLVDQLNDNLTDAKFVYINNYEIGSVNTTALGFTVSNAGCCTINSGGLCEAGSTPCEDRSEYVFWDGYHPTDAFNQISANKSYSSYESADTYPMDISRLVELEFNPLVAEM; this is encoded by the exons ATGGCTTCTGCGATGAAGCTTTGGGTGGTGGTTTACCTGTCTTGCCTACTAAGTATGCAAAAATCCTCCTTTGTTCTTGGGAAACCACAAGTCCCGTGCTTCTTCATTTTTGGCGACTCTCTTGCTGATAGTGGCAACAATAATGTGCTTAATACTACGGCTAAGGTCAATTACGAGCCATATGGTATCGACTTTCCTTATGGACCAACCGGAAGGTTTTGCAACGGTCGCACCACCGTTGATATAATAA CTGAACTTCTGGGATTTGAAAACTACATCATACCATTTGCTTATGCTAATGGCTCCACCATACTCCGCGGTGTAAACTACGCATCCGGTGCATCAGGAATTCGAAGAGAAACCGGGATGACAGCG GGCACAGTACTTAGCATGGGTTTACAGTTAGTGAACCACAAGAAAACAGTATCCCGAATCACCAACATACTAGGAAAGAAAAGTTTGGCTGAAAACTACTTGAACAAGTGCTTATATTCAGTCGCAATGGGCAGCAATGACTACATTAacaattactttttacctctGTACTATAACACGAGTCAAGAATATACACTCGAGGAATATGCCGTAGTGCTTATTGAAGAATATTCTCGGCAAATAATG AAATTGTACGAGTTTGGAGCAAAGAAGGTTGTTTTGGGTGGACTGGGACTAATAGGCTGCACTCCTGCTGCAATCGCTAACTATGGCACCAATGGATCATGTTCTGCAGATCTCAACTATGCAGCCCAACTTTTCAACAAAGAGCTTGTATCTCTTGTTGATCAGCTCAATGACAATTTGACTGACGCAAAGTTCGTCTACATTAACAACTATGAAATCGGTTCAGTCAATACTACAGCACTTG GATTCACTGTATCGAATGCCGGGTGCTGTACAATTAACAGCGGCGGCCTGTGTGAGGCAGGCTCAACTCCATGCGAAGATAGGAGTGAGTATGTCTTTTGGGATGGGTATCATCCTACTGATGCTTTTAATCAGATTAGTGCCAACAAAAGCTACAGTTCTTATGAGTCTGCCGACACTTATCCAATGGATATTAGTCGCCTAGTTGAACTAGAATTCAATCCTCTGGTGGCAGAGATGTAG